In Solanum stenotomum isolate F172 chromosome 6, ASM1918654v1, whole genome shotgun sequence, one DNA window encodes the following:
- the LOC125867252 gene encoding protein BTR1-like isoform X2, whose protein sequence is MAMEGAAQSEYNSSTEGIQEHSSSPRKSQSPPPSSDHEENKISIKFLLSNAEAGSIIGKGGSTISDFQARSGARIQLSRNNEFFPGTMDRIVMVSGSIDDVLKAVDLILNKLLDESYVEDGGDVGPRSKVRLVVPNSSCGGIIGKGGSVIKSFIEDSRAGIKILPQDENFPGLHDRIVIVIGTLGEQMRAIELILYKLAEDTHYVQNMNAPFPYAAYLGMNYGPPNGIGGRYPNNRYQNKMEPNSEDGNNSVTIGVADERIGLVLGRNGRSVMEISQVSGARIKISDRGDFMSGTSDRKVTITGSQRAISIAESMISKKVATVTES, encoded by the exons ATGGCTATGGAAGGAGCAGCTCAATCTGAGTACAATTCATCTACTGAAGGTATACAGGAACACTCTTCTTCGCCTCGCAAATCTCAATCTCCTCCTCCTTCCTCAG ACCATGAGGAAAACAAAATATCTATCAAGTTCCTTTTATCGAATGCTGAGGCTGGTTCAATTATTGGAAAGGGCGGCTCGACAATCAGTGACTTTCAGGCTCGTTCTGGGGCAAGAATTCAGTTGTCACGCAACAACGAATTTTTCCCTGGTACCATGGATAGGATTGTAATGGTATCTGGGTCGATTGATGATGTACTCAAGGCAGTTGATCTTATTCTTAATAAGCTACTGGATGAG AGTTATGTTGAAGATGGTGGTGATGTTGGCCCGCGATCAAAAGTTAGACTAGTTGTGCCCAACAGCTCTTGTGGTGGAATTATCGGGAAGGGAGGATCTGTGATAAA GTCATTTATTGAAGACTCTCGGGCTGGCATAAAAATATTACCTCAGGATGAGAACTTTCCAGGACTGCATGATAGGATAGTAATAGTGATTGGAACTCTAGGGGAGCAGATGCGGGCTATTGAATTGATTCTATATAAGTTGGCTGAAGACACTCATTATGTACAGAACATGAATGCTCCATTTCCTTATGCAG CTTATCTTGGAATGAACTATGGACCACCGAATGGAATTGGAGGGAGATATCCAAATAACAGATATCAGAACAAGATGGAGCCTAATTCT GAAGATGGGAACAATTCTGTCACTATTGGTGTTGCTGATGAGCGTATTGGTTTGGTGCTTGGCCGGAATGGAAGGAGTGTAATGGAGATAAGTCAG GTAAGTGGAGCTAGAATAAAGATATCAGATAGGGGTGATTTCATGTCCGGCACTTCTGACAG GAAAGTGACTATTACTGGATCTCAAAGAGCTATCAGCATAGCCGAGTCTATGATATCTAAGAAAGTAGCAACAGTTACTGAGAG TTGA
- the LOC125868986 gene encoding putative glycine-rich cell wall structural protein 1, translating to MVHSKLIGVAILLVLLFLDLAFGARFYGRGGGGGGGGGGGGGGSALGVGSGYGSGYGSGEGYGYGEGNDVFGSSGGGGGGGGGGGGGGGGGNSGRGSGSGYGSGSGSGYGSGGGIGRGGGGGQGGGGGGGSGNGSGYGSGSGSGYGSGGGSGGGGGGGGGGGGGGGGGGGGNGSGYGSGSGYGSGYGGGNGGYGGNEP from the coding sequence ATGGTGCATTCCAAACTTATTGGAGTTGCAATATTATTGGTATTGCTCTTTCTGGATCTTGCTTTTGGTGCAAGATTTTATGGTAGAGGAGGTGGCGGTGGAGGTGGAGGGGGAGGTGGTGGTGGAGGGTCAGCATTGGGGGTGGGGTCAGGTTATGGTTCAGGGTATGGCTCTGGGGAAGGCTATGGGTATGGTGAGGGTAATGATGTGTTTGGGAGTAGCggaggtggtggtggaggtggaggtggtggtggtggaggcgGCGGTGGAGGGAACTCAGGAAGAGGTAGTGGCTCTGGATATGGCTCAGGATCAGGGTCAGGGTATGGATCAGGTGGAGGAATAGGCAGGGGTGGTGGTGGTGGCCAAGGTGGTGGGGGTGGAGGTGGCTCAGGAAATGGTTCGGGTTATGGAAGTGGAAGTGGTTCTGGTTATGGAAGTGGTGGTGGAAGTggcggtggtggtggtggtggtggcggCGGTGGTGGAGGAGGAGGTGGTGGAGGTGGCGGCAATGGTTCGGGATATGGTAGTGGCTCCGGCTATGGATCAGGGTATGGAGGAGGAAATGGAGGCTATGGAGGGAATGAACCTTGA
- the LOC125867252 gene encoding protein BTR1-like isoform X1, with protein MAMEGAAQSEYNSSTEGIQEHSSSPRKSQSPPPSSDHEENKISIKFLLSNAEAGSIIGKGGSTISDFQARSGARIQLSRNNEFFPGTMDRIVMVSGSIDDVLKAVDLILNKLLDESYVEDGGDVGPRSKVRLVVPNSSCGGIIGKGGSVIKSFIEDSRAGIKILPQDENFPGLHDRIVIVIGTLGEQMRAIELILYKLAEDTHYVQNMNAPFPYAAAYLGMNYGPPNGIGGRYPNNRYQNKMEPNSEDGNNSVTIGVADERIGLVLGRNGRSVMEISQVSGARIKISDRGDFMSGTSDRKVTITGSQRAISIAESMISKKVATVTES; from the exons ATGGCTATGGAAGGAGCAGCTCAATCTGAGTACAATTCATCTACTGAAGGTATACAGGAACACTCTTCTTCGCCTCGCAAATCTCAATCTCCTCCTCCTTCCTCAG ACCATGAGGAAAACAAAATATCTATCAAGTTCCTTTTATCGAATGCTGAGGCTGGTTCAATTATTGGAAAGGGCGGCTCGACAATCAGTGACTTTCAGGCTCGTTCTGGGGCAAGAATTCAGTTGTCACGCAACAACGAATTTTTCCCTGGTACCATGGATAGGATTGTAATGGTATCTGGGTCGATTGATGATGTACTCAAGGCAGTTGATCTTATTCTTAATAAGCTACTGGATGAG AGTTATGTTGAAGATGGTGGTGATGTTGGCCCGCGATCAAAAGTTAGACTAGTTGTGCCCAACAGCTCTTGTGGTGGAATTATCGGGAAGGGAGGATCTGTGATAAA GTCATTTATTGAAGACTCTCGGGCTGGCATAAAAATATTACCTCAGGATGAGAACTTTCCAGGACTGCATGATAGGATAGTAATAGTGATTGGAACTCTAGGGGAGCAGATGCGGGCTATTGAATTGATTCTATATAAGTTGGCTGAAGACACTCATTATGTACAGAACATGAATGCTCCATTTCCTTATGCAG CAGCTTATCTTGGAATGAACTATGGACCACCGAATGGAATTGGAGGGAGATATCCAAATAACAGATATCAGAACAAGATGGAGCCTAATTCT GAAGATGGGAACAATTCTGTCACTATTGGTGTTGCTGATGAGCGTATTGGTTTGGTGCTTGGCCGGAATGGAAGGAGTGTAATGGAGATAAGTCAG GTAAGTGGAGCTAGAATAAAGATATCAGATAGGGGTGATTTCATGTCCGGCACTTCTGACAG GAAAGTGACTATTACTGGATCTCAAAGAGCTATCAGCATAGCCGAGTCTATGATATCTAAGAAAGTAGCAACAGTTACTGAGAG TTGA